From the genome of Uranotaenia lowii strain MFRU-FL chromosome 1, ASM2978415v1, whole genome shotgun sequence, one region includes:
- the LOC129739679 gene encoding uncharacterized protein LOC129739679 isoform X1, translating into MAQRNGGIIVDEVLPNDDNLGARSGIWKSFLDKLIGRTKRRQLGSQRPATELTVFQTARHCRTVIEQQLQRCIHRLLATVSGWFVLRARKRSFQDTMTTSLPSKAVPSIAVEEPPSKKYASTIDREEFTFDDLKNHISDNEEDDGSPAEDVESESGTESDQENRDDIDRQLAVVVQNRKRTWQQTGLQKMMESIEDQSGFNELSHEKVENWLFNRTTGAVAYGITKGQETKISETNETGDSMKYHRKQKLTVSSKEDEDSLCSVDEKKYILSNTKNKNIRKVKVVTTIKQYTIATNQRPGLKRLHSINNFPVIAEEPASPVPRPMIKSDSVFETGAVSLPIQMIPADNLGEKRNQLKPLANNIEKPSNARRKVFKKTQKKGNSTCKKGINTNAIDEFEKALETDRVRVKKVTLSKAKHKTGLWKEESMRASSSSEDDLPEVFPESNVPPAGSPTKKETRRVLRRGKKKGVNRIGDSSDASSIHCSDVSSKLCSDVSSKHSPEKKSSIKSSELSALSEGVLAGTRPTCNVLISPFKAISLRSPRKPLPQKASQPVVNDSQVINQPTESCSSQIDQTTNMSSLFSANNDRIVNSTQFNNTSALSTSKLIPRGLYTRTTSLPDHSRCVTVYEPEQIVPSLPRTARTHITLKDLNLSRVTKKRHLDRFQTFSFTIHPNSSVRFYPSDSDEDDRSVASFKSGPSTKPPSSNDESFDDDDPIMTYKHRYAPPVDLLKVLEIPFKRK; encoded by the exons AAACTGATAGGCCGAACAAAAAGACGGCAGTTAGGCTCCCAACGTCCGGCAACGGAACTAACAGTATTCCAAACTGCCCGCCATTGTCGCACCGTCATAGAACAGCAACTGCAACGTTGCATACACAGACTGCTGGCCACCGTGAGCGGTTGGTTCGTTTTACGAGCTCGAAAGCGATCTTTCCAAGACACAATGACCACCTCCCTTCCTTCAAAGGCGGTGCCCTCGATCGCTGTCGAAGAGCCACCTAGTAAA aAATACGCTTCAACGATAGATCGAGAGGAATTTACTTTCgacgatttaaaaaatcacatcagTGACAACGAAGAGGATGATGGCAGTCCTGCCGAAGATGTTGAATCTGAAAGCGGTACTGAGTCTGATCAAGAAAATCGGGATGATATCGATCGACAGTTGGCGGTAGTAGTACAAAACAGAAAACGAACCTGGCAACAAACGGGTCTCCAGAAAATGATGGAAAGCATCGAAGATCAGTCAGGCTTCAATGAGTTAAGCCatgaaaaagtagaaaattggTTGTTTAATAGAACGACTGGAGCGGTCGCTTACGGCATAACGAAAGGGCAGGAGACCAAAATATCTGAAACAAATGAAACGGGCGATAGCATGAAATATCATCGGAAACAAAAACTAACGGTATCAAGTAAGGAAGACGAAGATTCGCTCTGTTCGGTCGACGAGAAAAAGTATATTTTGTCtaatactaaaaataaaaacataaggAAGGTTAAAGTAGTGACAACGATAAAGCAATACACAATTGCGACAAATCAACGTCCTGGTTTGAAGAGGCTGCATTCTATCAATAATTTCCCGGTAATAGCAGAAGAACCAGCGTCACCAGTTCCTCGACCGATGATTAAATCTGATTCAGTGTTTGAAACTGGAGCAGTTTCTCTACCCATCCAAATGATTCCAGCTGATAACCTTGGCGAAAAGCGCAATCAGTTGAAACCACTTGCAAACAATATCGAAAAACCTAGCAACGCGCGCaggaaagttttcaaaaaaacccaGAAAAAGGGAAACTCAACCTGTAAAAAGGGTATCAATACCAATGCCATAGATGAGTTTGAAAAAGCCCTCGAAACAGACCGTGTTCGAGTAAAGAAAGTCACATTATCCAAAGCAAAACATAAAACAGGGTTGTGGAAGGAAGAATCAATGCGCGCATCGAGTAGCAGTGAAGATGATTTGCCTGAAGTTTTTCCGGAATCTAATGTCCCCCCAGCTGGTAGTCCAACTAAAAAGGAAACCAGGAGAGTTTTGCGGCGAGGTAAGAAAAAAGGTGTCAATCGTATCGGGGACAGTTCAGATGCTTCATCAATACACTGTTCAGACGTTTCCTCCAAACTCTGTTCAGATGTTTCCTCAAAGCACAGTCCAGAAAAGAAAAGTTCTATCAAATCATCAGAATTATCCGCATTGTCTGAAGGCGTCTTAGCAGGAACCAGACCAACATGTAATGTCCTGATAAGCCCTTTCAAGGCCATAAGTCTTCGAAGTCCTCGAAAACCGTTGCCACAGAAAGCCAGTCAGCCAGTTGTAAACGATTCACAAGTCATCAATCAACCTACGGAATCATGCAGCTCGCAAATCGACCAAACTACGAACATGTCCTCACTGTTTTCAGCTAATAATGACCGAATCGTAAACTCAACTCAGTTCAACAATACATCTGCACTTTCTACCAGCAAATTAATTCCCAGGGGTTTGTATACCCGAACGACCAGCTTACCGGATCACTCCCGTTGCGTCACGGTTTACGAACCGGAGCAAATCGTACCAAGCCTGCCCAGAACTGCTCGAACTCATATTACCCTGAAAGATTTGAACCTTTCCCGGGTAACCAAAAAGCGTCATCTGGACCGGTTCCAAACCTTCTCTTTCACCATCCATCCCAATTCGTCCGTGCGATTCTACCCTTCGGATTCGGACGAAGACGACCGATCAGTTGCGAGCTTCAAATCTGGACCGAGTACCAAACCACCCAGCTCGAACGACGAGAGTTTCGACGATGACGACCCGATTATGACGTACAAACACCGCTACGCACCACCAGTTGATCTGCTCAAGGTGCTAGAGATACCCTTTAAGCGAAAGTAA
- the LOC129739679 gene encoding uncharacterized protein LOC129739679 isoform X2 has product MAQRNGGIIVDEVLPNDDNLGARSGIWKSFLDKYASTIDREEFTFDDLKNHISDNEEDDGSPAEDVESESGTESDQENRDDIDRQLAVVVQNRKRTWQQTGLQKMMESIEDQSGFNELSHEKVENWLFNRTTGAVAYGITKGQETKISETNETGDSMKYHRKQKLTVSSKEDEDSLCSVDEKKYILSNTKNKNIRKVKVVTTIKQYTIATNQRPGLKRLHSINNFPVIAEEPASPVPRPMIKSDSVFETGAVSLPIQMIPADNLGEKRNQLKPLANNIEKPSNARRKVFKKTQKKGNSTCKKGINTNAIDEFEKALETDRVRVKKVTLSKAKHKTGLWKEESMRASSSSEDDLPEVFPESNVPPAGSPTKKETRRVLRRGKKKGVNRIGDSSDASSIHCSDVSSKLCSDVSSKHSPEKKSSIKSSELSALSEGVLAGTRPTCNVLISPFKAISLRSPRKPLPQKASQPVVNDSQVINQPTESCSSQIDQTTNMSSLFSANNDRIVNSTQFNNTSALSTSKLIPRGLYTRTTSLPDHSRCVTVYEPEQIVPSLPRTARTHITLKDLNLSRVTKKRHLDRFQTFSFTIHPNSSVRFYPSDSDEDDRSVASFKSGPSTKPPSSNDESFDDDDPIMTYKHRYAPPVDLLKVLEIPFKRK; this is encoded by the coding sequence aAATACGCTTCAACGATAGATCGAGAGGAATTTACTTTCgacgatttaaaaaatcacatcagTGACAACGAAGAGGATGATGGCAGTCCTGCCGAAGATGTTGAATCTGAAAGCGGTACTGAGTCTGATCAAGAAAATCGGGATGATATCGATCGACAGTTGGCGGTAGTAGTACAAAACAGAAAACGAACCTGGCAACAAACGGGTCTCCAGAAAATGATGGAAAGCATCGAAGATCAGTCAGGCTTCAATGAGTTAAGCCatgaaaaagtagaaaattggTTGTTTAATAGAACGACTGGAGCGGTCGCTTACGGCATAACGAAAGGGCAGGAGACCAAAATATCTGAAACAAATGAAACGGGCGATAGCATGAAATATCATCGGAAACAAAAACTAACGGTATCAAGTAAGGAAGACGAAGATTCGCTCTGTTCGGTCGACGAGAAAAAGTATATTTTGTCtaatactaaaaataaaaacataaggAAGGTTAAAGTAGTGACAACGATAAAGCAATACACAATTGCGACAAATCAACGTCCTGGTTTGAAGAGGCTGCATTCTATCAATAATTTCCCGGTAATAGCAGAAGAACCAGCGTCACCAGTTCCTCGACCGATGATTAAATCTGATTCAGTGTTTGAAACTGGAGCAGTTTCTCTACCCATCCAAATGATTCCAGCTGATAACCTTGGCGAAAAGCGCAATCAGTTGAAACCACTTGCAAACAATATCGAAAAACCTAGCAACGCGCGCaggaaagttttcaaaaaaacccaGAAAAAGGGAAACTCAACCTGTAAAAAGGGTATCAATACCAATGCCATAGATGAGTTTGAAAAAGCCCTCGAAACAGACCGTGTTCGAGTAAAGAAAGTCACATTATCCAAAGCAAAACATAAAACAGGGTTGTGGAAGGAAGAATCAATGCGCGCATCGAGTAGCAGTGAAGATGATTTGCCTGAAGTTTTTCCGGAATCTAATGTCCCCCCAGCTGGTAGTCCAACTAAAAAGGAAACCAGGAGAGTTTTGCGGCGAGGTAAGAAAAAAGGTGTCAATCGTATCGGGGACAGTTCAGATGCTTCATCAATACACTGTTCAGACGTTTCCTCCAAACTCTGTTCAGATGTTTCCTCAAAGCACAGTCCAGAAAAGAAAAGTTCTATCAAATCATCAGAATTATCCGCATTGTCTGAAGGCGTCTTAGCAGGAACCAGACCAACATGTAATGTCCTGATAAGCCCTTTCAAGGCCATAAGTCTTCGAAGTCCTCGAAAACCGTTGCCACAGAAAGCCAGTCAGCCAGTTGTAAACGATTCACAAGTCATCAATCAACCTACGGAATCATGCAGCTCGCAAATCGACCAAACTACGAACATGTCCTCACTGTTTTCAGCTAATAATGACCGAATCGTAAACTCAACTCAGTTCAACAATACATCTGCACTTTCTACCAGCAAATTAATTCCCAGGGGTTTGTATACCCGAACGACCAGCTTACCGGATCACTCCCGTTGCGTCACGGTTTACGAACCGGAGCAAATCGTACCAAGCCTGCCCAGAACTGCTCGAACTCATATTACCCTGAAAGATTTGAACCTTTCCCGGGTAACCAAAAAGCGTCATCTGGACCGGTTCCAAACCTTCTCTTTCACCATCCATCCCAATTCGTCCGTGCGATTCTACCCTTCGGATTCGGACGAAGACGACCGATCAGTTGCGAGCTTCAAATCTGGACCGAGTACCAAACCACCCAGCTCGAACGACGAGAGTTTCGACGATGACGACCCGATTATGACGTACAAACACCGCTACGCACCACCAGTTGATCTGCTCAAGGTGCTAGAGATACCCTTTAAGCGAAAGTAA